In Dysidea avara chromosome 3, odDysAvar1.4, whole genome shotgun sequence, a single window of DNA contains:
- the LOC136251824 gene encoding fibrinogen-like protein 1 produces MITFHVIFMSLFTTGIIASTQCDTHINAIRKNATGLQYPCGLPSDDNCCYFKENHFDQSPSGVYKMNSWCSGRLSIVGMYCDTTTANGGWTVIQRRKDGSENFNRPWADYEKGFGDLNGEFWYGLKAMNCLTQTGKWELRVDFEFPNKTRSYLHYNLFRVGNASEEYPLTIGGFTGETPTDPFSTQQPLNGMKFTTYDKDNDKDDSINCADGERGGWWHRACWSINLNYRYKSSGVGFLYLTKQYYNLRWIEMKIHPLNCSPQ; encoded by the coding sequence ATGATAACATTTCATGTCATCTTCATGTCACTATTCACTACTGGGATAATTGCCAGTACCCAGTGTGATACCCACATAAACGCCATAAGGAAAAATGCAACAGGATTGCAGTATCCATGTGGTTTGCCATCTGATGACAACTGCTGTTATTTCAAGGAGAATCATTTTGACCAATCTCCATCTGGTGTATACAAAATGAACAGCTGGTGTAGTGGGAGACTGTCAATAGTTGGTATGTACTGTGACACTACAACAGCAAATGGAGGATGGACAGTGATACAGAGGAGGAAAGATGGATCTGAGAATTTTAACCGACCATGGGCTGACTATGAGAAAGGATTTGGAGACTTGAACGGTGAATTCTGGTACGGGCTCAAGGCCATGAACTGTCTTACACAAACTGGCAAATGGGAACTAAGAGTTGATTTTGAATTTCCCAACAAGACCAGATCCTACCTTCACTACAATCTGTTTAGAGTAGGAAATGCTAGTGAAGAATACCCATTGACTATTGGTGGGTTTACTGGGGAAACTCCTACTGATCCATTCTCAACCCAACAGCCCCTCAATGGTATGAAGTTTACCACATATGATAAAGACAACGATAAAGATGATAGTATTAACTGTGCAGATGGAGAAAGAGGAGGATGGTGGCATCGTGCTTGTTGGAGCATAAATCTCAACTATCGGTACAAATCTTCTGGAGTAGGATTCCTGTACCTGACCAAGCAGTACTACAACCTCAGGTGGATAGAAATGAAAATACATCCTCTCAATTGTTCACCTCAGTGA